The nucleotide sequence AAAAACATAGCCGCACCCATGGTCATATTCGCTGGCATTTTCAAAAATTACATCCTCCCGCGCTTTTAGGCCGGCAACCGTTGCGCAGGTTTCCTCCAGCTGGCGCGTTTCAATTGTCGCGTTATATTTGGTTACTTCAAATTCCTCGGCTTCATCCCCCGTTGCCCCGCCGTTTCCATAAATCGGCGCGGCGCTTGGAGTCGTGCCGACGTTTCTCACTGATAAACCGACTGAACCCTCTTCGCTATACTCATATTTTTTAGCAACCTCGGAGTCACTGGCATAATCATATGACGGCGCGCTTTGAGGCAAAATACTATTGGTTCGGGGTTTCCCAACTATTGAGTTAAACGATGAGCCGACCAAACGAAAAGCAATGACGATAATAATAATGGCTAAAAGCGCTAATCCGGCTATTTTTAAAACACTGGAAATTTTAAGATTAAATTTTGTTAAAAAATCCATAGAACTTTTATTTATTTTTAAATTTTTACTAATCGCCTGTTTCTATTATACCAGTAATATCTTGACCAAACAATATCACGAGAGAACTTCACCCCATCCTTGCCCGTCCGCAGCTTTTTTGCCCGACGAAGCTTAAGCGAAGGCGGAAGCGGAGGAGGATGAGCTGGACGCGGCTGGGGATATACTGGACGGCAAAATGCCGTTGAATTATTAATTGGCTTGGGTAAAAGTCCGGCCGTCAGGCGTAGCGCATTGGGGCGGGTTTGATTTCATTATAGAAAAGCCGGCCATCACGCAGGAATCAAAATCGATTACCTGCTTTAAAAGCTCTGCGCACTTTTCCCGGCTGGCCGTATCGCTCCTTGGCAGGCATTTGGCAAGCTGACCGGCAAGGGTGTTGTCCGTCGGCGATAAATCCCATTTGACAGTCTGAACGATACGATCCACCGTTGCGTCAAGGTCAAAAGCTTCACGCTCATTAGCACAAACCTGATTTTGTTCTTTGCCATAATTACCACAATTGGGATAGCACAAAACGAAATTCACTGAAATTAGTTTGCCATTTTTGGGTGTGGTATAAACATATGAAGAATAAACGCTTCCTGCCGCGCCTTCGTTTTTAACGTCAACGCAATAAATTCTGTCATCAACCATTCTTTGCGTGATTATCTTGGTTAAACTGCTTACCTCCAGCGGTGTTTCCGTGCAAGAATAAGTTCCTGATTCTACTTTTACTACCGGCGGCCATTCTTGGGTAAAAATATATTGAGTGGTTAAGTTCTCCGGATATTGAAATAAAATACCTTCGCCGCTATATTCTTTCCAAAGTTCATTCTCTCCCGAAGAAAGGACCGTAATTCCGGTTATGAGCCAGCGATTGCCAAATTTTACTACGCCAATCTCAATCGGTCGCGACCCAGCCATGCCGGTGCTTGTCATGTCTATGATCTTTCCGCTGACGTCATAAGCGCCTGACCCGAATTGCCTGATATCCGCGATTGTAATTTCATCCGGCCAGGGGCTGGAAGTCAGACGGCCGATGGCTTTAGTTGAATCAGCTTTCCATTGTGCCAGTAAAGCCGGGTCAAGAAAGTTTTTATAATTTGTTTCAATGTCCTGGCTGGCAGTAGGAGAAAGTAAAAAAACATTCTTCAATGAATGGCCAAAATCCTCAACTAAAGACCGCACAGCTGTTTCATCGGCTTGCTGATTTTTCTCCATGCTAAATTGGTGCCAGAAATAAACGCCTATCCTCGCTACGGCAACCAAGATGATAATTAGCAATATTAATCTAATTTTCTTATACATGTTTTTATTTTATCAAAAAATCGCCCTACTGGCGACTTCTTGATGTAAACTCCTGTCAACTCATCCAATTCTTCAAAATTGTATTTCAGCTTTATTTTCTTCTTAAACTCAATCTGAATTCAATTTATCTCTGTCAACTTTTGTAAACTTATGCTCCGGGGGTGGGGCTCGAACCCACGACCAATTGATTAACAGTCAACTGCTCTACCGCTGAGCTACCCCGGAATAAATAATTTCAAATTTTAAATTAATAATCCCTTAACTTTTCAATGCCTTTGAAGGTTTCTATTTTTTCCAACGCTTTAGCTTCAATTTGGCGGATGCGCTCGCGCGTGACATCAAACTCCTGCCCCACTTCCTCCAAAGTGTGCGCCACACCGTCTTCCAAACCAAAACGCATTTCCAAAATCTTCTGCTCGCGCGGCGCTAAATCTTTAATAACATCTTTAACATAATCCCGAAGAAGCTGCAAGGCGGCGGCGCGGTCCGGCGTGACATTTTTAACATCTTCAATAAAATCCTCCAGCGTGCTATCCTCGTCGCTTTCCCCGACCGAAGTTTCCAAAGAAATGGTATCCTGTGATATTTTAATAATCTGCCTTACCTTATCAATCTCCTCGCTCATCTCCGCGGCAATTTCCTCGGGCAAGGGCTCGCGGCCCAAATCCTGAATCAGCTGGCGCTCCACTTGCTGAAAACGGTTGATGGTTTCCACCATATGTACTGGAATGCGGATGGTGCGCGACTGGTCGGCCAAAGCGCGCGTAATCGCCTGCCGAATCCACCAGGTGGCGTAAGTGGAAAATTTATATCCTTTCTGCGGGTCAAATTTTTCCACGGCTCTGAACAATCCGATATTGCCCTCCTGAATCAAATCCAAAAGCGACAAACTCTTGCCCACAAATTTTTTGGCAATAGAAACCACTAAGCGCAAATTAGCTTCAATCAA is from Patescibacteria group bacterium and encodes:
- a CDS encoding sigma-70 family RNA polymerase sigma factor gives rise to the protein MPKKKFKAKYSKKPRGRVLARKKFAKKRKGGARAGGKRVIARKPVARVPEEVLNKLLQKGRSRGFLTETELLYAFPDLEEYVEQYEEFLDKMEDSLVSVVEPKGGILGQRESRREILSTLGKPSKEKEVKNFDLSEISSDSIQMYLREIGKVPLLTTEEELSLARRKDKGDLEAVKRLIEANLRLVVSIAKKFVGKSLSLLDLIQEGNIGLFRAVEKFDPQKGYKFSTYATWWIRQAITRALADQSRTIRIPVHMVETINRFQQVERQLIQDLGREPLPEEIAAEMSEEIDKVRQIIKISQDTISLETSVGESDEDSTLEDFIEDVKNVTPDRAAALQLLRDYVKDVIKDLAPREQKILEMRFGLEDGVAHTLEEVGQEFDVTRERIRQIEAKALEKIETFKGIEKLRDY